The window TTTCAAGCGGGACAACACCGGTAACAAGGCGATGTTTGGAGGAAAGAGGCAGGCCCAGAGAGTTTACTAACGTAAAAGCAAGTGTCCCCATCGTCTAGCCCGGTCCAGGACACCGGCCTTTCACGCCGGCAACACCGGTTCAAATCCGGTTGGGGACGCCAGCAAATATAGGGGGTCGTCATGAGGCAATGGCGGCCCTTCTTTTTTGCGGCTGGCAAAAGGAGGTGTTGTTGGGGAGGCAGTGGGGCCTCCAGCACCACAGCCTCAGTCAACTAATTGGGACACCCAGGCATTTGCCGGATGAACCTTATTTAATAGCTACCAAAAAAAGAAACCTCCAGTTAGGAATAAGCTGGGAAAGCAGAGAAAAATCTTAACGACGGAGGTCCCCACTACCTACGATTCTCCCGGTGTTGCAGTACCAGCAAGGTCTGAAACATACGAGCTAGAAGCGCTCGATGAGTCTATCGATAAGATATGAGCTTTCCCGCAGGGCCTGATCACTGAAAGGGCCGAACCACTCGGCGATTCTTGTGAACTCCTCTATGAAGGCCTTTTTGTCTCCGGCCGCCAGCATGGCGAGGTTTTCCTGGATGGAGGCCAGGTAGTCTTTCAGAAGCTGTTGTCTTTCGGGCGAGGCGAAAATTATTTCAGCATACAAGCCGGGGTTCTGGGCAAAAAGCCGGCCCACCATACCCAGCTCCAGCCTGTAAATAGGGCTGGAAAACTCGAGGGTGCGGGCCAGATCGATCTGCTTTTTTCTGAGAAACTGGCCAAAGGCAAAAGTGGCAAAATGCCGCACCGATTGGACGATGCTCATGATGGCATCGTGTTCGCGGGCCTCACACTGGACGACAATCGCTCCCCAGGCAGCGAACTGATCCTTGAGCCACTGACATGCCTGTTCATCTCTACCTGGTGTCGCAACCACAAGCTGCTTGTCCAGGGTAGAGGTGGTGGGTCCAAACAAGGGATGCAGGCCCAGCACAGGTCCCCCATGGTGCTGCAGCATGGCCTCCAGGGGAGCTTGCTTGATGCTGGTGATGTCGGCGAGGACGCAACGCTGTGGAAGATGAGGACCAAGCCTGGCGATCACCTGCAAGGTGATCTCGATGGGTACGCAGATCAGGGCGAGGGCAATGTCCTCACACAGCTCTGTCACGGAAGCCCAATCATCCCTGTCAAGAATGCGCACAGAGTAGCCAGAATCGGCGAACCAGTGGTGAAAATAGTTTCCCATCTCCCCGAGGCCGCCAACAAGAAGTACGGTTTCGCCCTGACGGATGCCCTTTTTTTGCAGTCGAGCCGTCTGTTCAACCCGCGAATGGCGCAGAATGCAGCGGAAAAGTTCCTCAACAAACTCGGGGTCGAGGGCTTTCCCTTTTGCTTGGGCCCGGCGTTGACTTAGCAGGTCTTCTTCACGGGCTGGATGATAAACGGGTAGATTGTGGGTCTTTTTCAAGGCAACAATTTTTTCCACCTCGCTTTTCCGTTTGACCAAAAGGTCCACAATCTGCTGGTCTATCTCGTCTATATTGTGCCGCAGCTCTTCAAGTAGCTTTTCCACGTTTCCTCTTTTCAGCGAGCAAGCATTCTATGTCTTACCAGTTCCAGCGGCAGCAGTTTGCTGGCTGCCGCCCTGTTTGCCCCAGGAGCCCTATCCAAACAAAAAAACACGAGTCTAGTCAAATACCACGTTTGACCGCCGATTGACAAGGTAGAGTACGCTGTCAGGGGAGATCTACTTCGAAAAGGTGGAAAGGGCTCAGGGAAGATTATCTGCCATTTACTTACAAAGGTTGAAGTTTTTTTAGAAAGTTATGAAATGCCCTTGGTGAAAAATAGATCAGTCTGGTTTCCGGGCCAAAAGATATCTCATCACCATCTGAAAGTAGATGCTTCTCATGGGGAGGAATCTTCTTGTTGTTGATAAAAGTGCCATTGGTTGACTTGGTGTCGACAATATATGTCTTTTCACCCTTGGATAAAGGATATATGTAGGCGTGTGCTTTAGAGACCATCTTATTGTAGAGAACAATATCGTTGTGAGGAGAGCGTCCAATAGTAATTGTATCGGGATCTGTATGAGATTTTCTTTTTGATATCTCAATAACCCGAGCTTTTAAAATATCTAGATTTTTCACTCCTCTTTTTATCTGTTCTAAGACATATTTATCTTCAGCTAGTTCTGTACCAAACTGTACAATAACATTCTTGTCAAAGAATTTTTTCGACTTTTCAACCAGAAAACCATTAGAATACTTAGCGATGAAATCATTGGGGGGAGTGTTGCCATATATCGACAAATAGTGGGCTACAGGTTTATATTTTATCTCTCCTGCAACTTCTGGCACTGTAATCTGTTCAAATTGTTTAAATCCTTTTACAAATTTTATTCCTACCCCCTGGTTGTCTTCATCGACTCTAGTAATTATACCTTCACCTTGCAGACCAATAGTCTTGTCATGTCCAGTAAAGTCTGGGGGCAGGAAAAAAGTAACGACCGCCTTGTCATTCACCCGTACGCCATGCCATGCTTTGGTTCTGACAAAAGCGCCTCCCTGGCTCAAATTCATACTCTGCCCTTCGATAGACAAACAAGAGCCAGTCCGACAGTGAATCATCGTGGGAAACTGGTGGTCCAATCTTCTGAATTTTCGACGCTCCTGGGCTTTCATGGCATGCTGACTCCTCGCATTGCAGAGAAGACGCAATGGTCTTCCAAACGCTTGAGTGTACCTCCCGCATTAGCTTCTCACCATGGAGTCCACGCGAACGGCTTGCTTCGCAATCACTCCTCGACTTCTGCAAGAATTGTGCTCTCTCTGATATTGATGAGAATAATACTATAACTTCAAGGAGTTATAAAGAAAAAAGAATACCGATCAACAGCCAATTTTGCCTTGGGATTGTGAAAAAAATGCTACAATATAGTACCCGTTTTGCCAAAAGGTAGTAGTTTGTGAGCCTCTAGTGATACACGTCTATCCTGTATTCTTTAATCTTGTATAGGAGGGCCTTGTAGCTGATACAGAGAATATCGGCTGCTTTTTTCCGATTCCAACCTGTCTCAGCCAGGACCGCCTTGATCAACTTCATCTCCGCTTCCTGGGTGGCCTTTTTCTTGACTTCTTTTAAAGAAGGAAAACGTTTCTCAGGTGATGCTGCCTGCCGCACCTCAGAGCCGGCCGGAGGTGTTGCCGCAGAGATCTTCTGTTCACCAGCAGCATCTCGTGAATCTCTGGTCAAAAGCTCACTCTTGACCGTTTCCCAGTCTCCCAGAATCATTAATCTCTTGACCACATGTTGAAGCTCTCTCACATTTCCGGGCCAGGAATAGCGGCAGAAAAAATCCTCTATCTCTCCCTGTTGAAAGTCGAACTTCTTGAATTCGACCTCTCTGGCAAACCGTTTTTCGAAATAACGGACCAGAGGCATAATGTCCTCGACCCTTTCCCGCAGGGGAGGGATATATATTTTGATTAGATTGAGTCGATAATAGAGGTCCTCCCTGAAGGAGCCGTTGCGAATATGTTGTTCCAGATCCTGATTTGTGGCGGCAAGGACCCAGCAATCAACTTTGATGTCCTTCTTGCCGCCCAAGCGGGAGAACTGAAAGTCTTGGAGCACTTGCAGCATTTTGGCTTGCAGGGACAGAGGCATATCTCCGATCTCGTCCAGGAGAATAGTCCCTTCGTGGGCCAGTTCGAATTTTCCCATCTTGGTGGAGTCGGCGCCTGTGAAGGCTCCCTTTTCGTAGCCGAAAAGTTCGCTTTCCAGAAGTTCGTTGGGAATAGCCGCACAGTTAACTTTGACCAGGGGTTTGTTGCGCCGATCCGAGGTGAGATGGAGTGCCCGGGCAACAAGCTCTTTGCCAACTCCTGTTTCACCAGAAATAATAACATTCAAGTCGCTGTTGGCTACCTGACGAATGATTCCGATTATTTTTTTCATTGGTTGGCTTTCACCAACCAGCATTTCTTCGCCTACATGCATGATGATCTTGTATTTCTGGCAGCTTCAGACTTCGCCTTGGCTTTCTACATACGGCACCTGATGTCCACCTCATGTATTTACTCGAAAATGTGCACGCTAACTTCTCATGATTTTCACCATTTCGTCAAGTGCCAACTGCTAGAGAGCTTTGATGTCTTATAATTTCAATCGTTGTTCTCTCACT of the Deltaproteobacteria bacterium genome contains:
- a CDS encoding FHA domain-containing protein, whose amino-acid sequence is MKAQERRKFRRLDHQFPTMIHCRTGSCLSIEGQSMNLSQGGAFVRTKAWHGVRVNDKAVVTFFLPPDFTGHDKTIGLQGEGIITRVDEDNQGVGIKFVKGFKQFEQITVPEVAGEIKYKPVAHYLSIYGNTPPNDFIAKYSNGFLVEKSKKFFDKNVIVQFGTELAEDKYVLEQIKRGVKNLDILKARVIEISKRKSHTDPDTITIGRSPHNDIVLYNKMVSKAHAYIYPLSKGEKTYIVDTKSTNGTFINNKKIPPHEKHLLSDGDEISFGPETRLIYFSPRAFHNFLKKLQPL
- the tyrA gene encoding bifunctional chorismate mutase/prephenate dehydrogenase, whose product is MKRGNVEKLLEELRHNIDEIDQQIVDLLVKRKSEVEKIVALKKTHNLPVYHPAREEDLLSQRRAQAKGKALDPEFVEELFRCILRHSRVEQTARLQKKGIRQGETVLLVGGLGEMGNYFHHWFADSGYSVRILDRDDWASVTELCEDIALALICVPIEITLQVIARLGPHLPQRCVLADITSIKQAPLEAMLQHHGGPVLGLHPLFGPTTSTLDKQLVVATPGRDEQACQWLKDQFAAWGAIVVQCEAREHDAIMSIVQSVRHFATFAFGQFLRKKQIDLARTLEFSSPIYRLELGMVGRLFAQNPGLYAEIIFASPERQQLLKDYLASIQENLAMLAAGDKKAFIEEFTRIAEWFGPFSDQALRESSYLIDRLIERF
- a CDS encoding sigma-54-dependent Fis family transcriptional regulator codes for the protein MLVGESQPMKKIIGIIRQVANSDLNVIISGETGVGKELVARALHLTSDRRNKPLVKVNCAAIPNELLESELFGYEKGAFTGADSTKMGKFELAHEGTILLDEIGDMPLSLQAKMLQVLQDFQFSRLGGKKDIKVDCWVLAATNQDLEQHIRNGSFREDLYYRLNLIKIYIPPLRERVEDIMPLVRYFEKRFAREVEFKKFDFQQGEIEDFFCRYSWPGNVRELQHVVKRLMILGDWETVKSELLTRDSRDAAGEQKISAATPPAGSEVRQAASPEKRFPSLKEVKKKATQEAEMKLIKAVLAETGWNRKKAADILCISYKALLYKIKEYRIDVYH